In Flavobacterium endoglycinae, one DNA window encodes the following:
- a CDS encoding winged helix-turn-helix transcriptional regulator — protein sequence MGKRKENSTNMLNESYIMESCNLTYAVCKIGGRWKLLILCKLENGKLRFGELRDQINGITERMLTLQLRELEKEALVKRTVHPEVPPRVDYELTDIAKELVPIWSQLSQWGAKHREIVLDKLIK from the coding sequence ATGGGAAAAAGAAAAGAAAATTCAACTAATATGTTGAATGAAAGTTATATTATGGAAAGCTGCAATCTAACTTATGCGGTATGTAAAATTGGAGGCAGATGGAAACTGCTTATTCTTTGCAAACTTGAAAATGGAAAGTTGAGGTTTGGTGAATTGAGAGATCAAATAAATGGTATTACCGAACGTATGCTCACGCTCCAGCTTCGTGAGTTGGAAAAAGAAGCATTAGTTAAAAGAACTGTACACCCCGAAGTTCCTCCAAGAGTAGATTATGAGTTGACCGATATTGCAAAAGAGTTAGTACCAATCTGGAGTCAGTTAAGTCAATGGGGCGCCAAACATAGAGAAATAGTTCTTGATAAATTGATTAAGTAG